From a single Plutella xylostella chromosome 5, ilPluXylo3.1, whole genome shotgun sequence genomic region:
- the LOC105387552 gene encoding lipase member H-A isoform X2: protein MKSFLVIISIISVCSAGLVVPPARSAEDGDRYFYFAADGASELEVVDSQDPVDEEYIAQYVRNPANNQYWLFTRANPSDPQTLVLEDDDSVRLSNFDPRRATVVLAHGWNGHGGNEMNQLLTEAFLHDADVNVLVVDWSRLANRGYTTAKAGVAEVGRGLGRLLQWLTHHGLEYEHTHLVGFSLGAHLVGNAARETGSLIGRITGLDPAGPLWGSDRNRLSSSDAAYVEVIHTSSVLGFTDPLGHADFYPNGGTSMPGCWVSSCSHSRAYMYMASSVKNRHLKAKECGSYRDASRDRCDGDLYPMGNSDMDKNGSGIFRVNTGRNYPY, encoded by the exons ATGAAGTCATTTCTGGTGATAATCAGTATCATTTCTg TATGCTCTGCGGGTCTGGTGGTGCCTCCAGCGAGGTCCGCTGAGGATGGGGATCGGTACTTCTACTTCGCTGCCGACGGCGCCAGTGAGCTGGAGGTAGTGGATAGTCAGGATCCTGTGGATGAAGAGTACATAGCTCAGTACGTGAGGAACCCCGCCAATAATCAGTACTGGCTGTTTACCAG GGCTAATCCCTCGGATCCCCAGACACTAGTCTTGGAGGATGACGACAGCGTGCGCCTTTCTAACTTCGACCCGCGCCGGGCCACCGTGGTGCTCGCCCACGGGTGGAACGGACACGGGGGGAACGAAATGAACCAACTGTTGACTGAAG CATTCCTGCATGACGCGGATGTGAACGTGCTAGTGGTGGACTGGAGCCGACTGGCCAACCGCGGCTACACCACGGCCAAGGCGGGCGTGGCGGAGGTGGGGCGAGGACTGGGCAGGCTCCTGCAGTGGCTCACTCACCACGGCCTGGAGTACGAACACACACACCTGGTCGGCTTCAGTCTTGGCGCGCATCTGGTTGGCAACGCTGCGAGGGAAACTGGGTCTTTGATTGGTAGAATCACAG GGCTGGACCCAGCCGGCCCTCTCTGGGGCTCGGACCGCAACCGCCTCTCCTCATCCGACGCCGCCTACGTCGAGGTGATCCACACGAGCTCAGTCCTCGGCTTCACAGACCCACTCGGCCACGCAGACTTCTACCCCAACGGCGGCACTAGCATGCCTGGCTGCTGGGTCAGCAGCTGCTCGCACTCTAGAGCCTACATGTACATGGCTTCGTCGGTGAAGAACCGCCATCTGAAGGCTAAAGAGTGCGGGAGCTACAGGGACGCTTCGCGGGATAGGTGCGACGGAGATCTGTACCCGATGGGGAACAGCGATATGGATAAAAATGG ATCGGGAATCTTCAGGGTGAACACTGGAAGAAACTATCCTTATTAG
- the LOC125491423 gene encoding pancreatic triacylglycerol lipase-like, producing the protein MAVLVRCAVLLLATVAAASSRQLQAQDVVFHLFTRNNPTVSQPLSLTEAAILASTFNDHQRTMITIHDHSDAIAGNFNAFVVPAELKAYDVNVIAVDWSAAAGSSTEGIAHAPQVAAAVAELMDFLVDTFEYDHEGFRLIGFGIGAHIAGIAARKARADIVHIVALDPAFNGWSHHPDKLSWNAAECVEVLHTTAGIIGYDRPMGHMDFYPNAGSFQNGCGSDSACSHQLAYVYYAESLTAEVEEGNRFWGTKCESYEDAVLLQCSGEKDNYFGGRALKNFNFGIYTFITNNASPFARG; encoded by the exons atgGCAGTGTTAGTGCGGTGCGCTGTGCTCCTATTGGCTACTGTAGCAG CCGCTTCGAGCCGCCAGTTGCAGGCGCAAGATGTCGTGTTCCATCTGTTCACGAG GAACAATCCGACGGTCAGCCAGCCCCTCTCCCTCACCGAGGCGGCGATCCTGGCGTCGACCTTCAACGACCACCAGCGCACCATGATCACCATCCACGACCACAGCGACGCCATCGCCGGGAACTTCAACGCTTTTGTCGTCCCCG CTGAACTGAAAGCGTACGACGTGAACGTGATAGCAGTGGACTggagcgcggcggcggggtcGTCCACCGAGGGCATCGCGCACGCGCCGCAGGTCGCGGCGGCCGTCGCAGAGCTCATGGACTTCTTGGTGGACACCTTCGAGTACGACCATGAAGGGTTCCGGCTGATCGGCTTCGGCATCGGCGCCCACATCGCCGGGATTGCGGCCAGGAAGGCGCGCGCTGATATTGTACACATTGTTG CTCTGGACCCGGCCTTCAACGGCTGGTCGCACCACCCCGACAAGCTGAGCTGGAACGCGGCTGAGTGCGTGGAG GTCCTCCACACCACCGCCGGGATCATCGGCTACGACCGGCCCATGGGCCACATGGACTTCTACCCCAACGCAGGGTCCTTCCAAAACGGCTGCGGCTCCGACAGCGCCTGCTCCCATCAGCTAGCCTACGTGTACTACGCTGAGTCTCTGACCGCTGAAGTGGAGGAGGGCAACCGGTTCTGGGGGACCAAGTGCGAGTCTTACGAGGATGCCGTTCTGTTGCAGTGCAGCGGGGAGAAGGATAACTATTTTGGAGGCCGCGCGTTGAAGAACTT CAACTTTGGCATTTACACGTTCATCACCAACAACGCTTCGCCATTCGCCAGGGGATGA
- the LOC105387552 gene encoding lipase member H-A isoform X1, whose amino-acid sequence MFKINLKCWKYTFIPLSRGIIHSVCSAGLVVPPARSAEDGDRYFYFAADGASELEVVDSQDPVDEEYIAQYVRNPANNQYWLFTRANPSDPQTLVLEDDDSVRLSNFDPRRATVVLAHGWNGHGGNEMNQLLTEAFLHDADVNVLVVDWSRLANRGYTTAKAGVAEVGRGLGRLLQWLTHHGLEYEHTHLVGFSLGAHLVGNAARETGSLIGRITGLDPAGPLWGSDRNRLSSSDAAYVEVIHTSSVLGFTDPLGHADFYPNGGTSMPGCWVSSCSHSRAYMYMASSVKNRHLKAKECGSYRDASRDRCDGDLYPMGNSDMDKNGSGIFRVNTGRNYPY is encoded by the exons atgtttaaaataaatcttaaatgctggaaatatacttttataccCTTATCTCGGGGAATAATTCATTCAG TATGCTCTGCGGGTCTGGTGGTGCCTCCAGCGAGGTCCGCTGAGGATGGGGATCGGTACTTCTACTTCGCTGCCGACGGCGCCAGTGAGCTGGAGGTAGTGGATAGTCAGGATCCTGTGGATGAAGAGTACATAGCTCAGTACGTGAGGAACCCCGCCAATAATCAGTACTGGCTGTTTACCAG GGCTAATCCCTCGGATCCCCAGACACTAGTCTTGGAGGATGACGACAGCGTGCGCCTTTCTAACTTCGACCCGCGCCGGGCCACCGTGGTGCTCGCCCACGGGTGGAACGGACACGGGGGGAACGAAATGAACCAACTGTTGACTGAAG CATTCCTGCATGACGCGGATGTGAACGTGCTAGTGGTGGACTGGAGCCGACTGGCCAACCGCGGCTACACCACGGCCAAGGCGGGCGTGGCGGAGGTGGGGCGAGGACTGGGCAGGCTCCTGCAGTGGCTCACTCACCACGGCCTGGAGTACGAACACACACACCTGGTCGGCTTCAGTCTTGGCGCGCATCTGGTTGGCAACGCTGCGAGGGAAACTGGGTCTTTGATTGGTAGAATCACAG GGCTGGACCCAGCCGGCCCTCTCTGGGGCTCGGACCGCAACCGCCTCTCCTCATCCGACGCCGCCTACGTCGAGGTGATCCACACGAGCTCAGTCCTCGGCTTCACAGACCCACTCGGCCACGCAGACTTCTACCCCAACGGCGGCACTAGCATGCCTGGCTGCTGGGTCAGCAGCTGCTCGCACTCTAGAGCCTACATGTACATGGCTTCGTCGGTGAAGAACCGCCATCTGAAGGCTAAAGAGTGCGGGAGCTACAGGGACGCTTCGCGGGATAGGTGCGACGGAGATCTGTACCCGATGGGGAACAGCGATATGGATAAAAATGG ATCGGGAATCTTCAGGGTGAACACTGGAAGAAACTATCCTTATTAG
- the LOC105387530 gene encoding pancreatic triacylglycerol lipase has translation MGVFTKCVVLLCAAIAATSGRNVRAENVVFHLFTRQNPSVSQPILASVQSIMSSPLQQASRTVVTVHDQGDAVAGNFNAFVVPAELTAYDVNVIAIDWSNSGSPSQVGEAIAYFLDFLVDNFDYDAQGIRLVGFGVGAHIAGIAARKAQADITHLIALDPTLNGWSDNPDRLTSNVAVCVETLHTSALGVASPVGKLDFYPNGGSSQNGCEADNTCSHDYAYLFYSESLTAEVQNSELFVGTKCNSYEAATQSQCNGAKDIVFGGRAIKESESGIYTFTTNPSPPFARG, from the exons ATGGGAGTGTTCACGAAGTGTGTGGTGCTGCTGTGCGCTGCTATTGCAG CTACCTCGGGCCGTAACGTACGAGCTGAAAATGTGGTCTTTCATCTATTCACAAG ACAGAACCCGAGCGTGTCGCAGCCGATCCTGGCGTCGGTGCAGTCCATCATGAGCTCCCCGCTGCAGCAGGCCAGCCGCACCGTGGTCACCGTGCACGACCAGGGCGATGCTGTCGCCGGGAACTTCAACGCTTTTGTTGTGCCTG CTGAACTGACGGCTTACGACGTGAACGTGATCGCCATCGACTGGAGCAACAGCGGCTCTCCCTCTCAAGTCGGCGAGGCCATCGCCTACTTCCTGGACTTCCTGGTGGACAACTTCGACTACGATGCGCAGGGCATCCGCCTGGTCGGTTTCGGAGTAGGCGCCCACATTGCAGGAATTGCCGCTAGGAAGGCGCAGGCTGATATCACTCATCTTATTG CTCTCGACCCAACCCTCAACGGCTGGTCCGACAACCCTGACCGCCTGACCTCCAACGTGGCCGTGTGTGTCGAAACACTCCACACCTCCGCTCTCGGCGTGGCCAGTCCCGTGGGAAAACTGGACTTCTACCCCAACGGGGGGTCCAGCCAGAATGGCTGTGAAGCTGACAACACCTGCTCTCATGACTACGCTTACTTGTTCTACTCGGAGTCACTGACGGCTGAGGTTCAGAACAGCGAGCTGTTTGTCGGAACTAAGTGCAACTCGTACGAGGCGGCTACGCAGTCTCAGTGTAATGGGGCCAAGGATATTGTGTTCGGTGGACGCGCTATCAAGGAATC cgAATCCGGAATCTACACGTTCACCACGAACCCCTCCCCGCCCTTCGCCCGCGGATAA